CACCCGAGGGGGAAAAGCCCAGAGGAGGAGAGGTCGAGACAACCGGTTGCCCCAGCGGGGCAAAGGAGGTCTCGTGTCGTGCTTCGCTCTCGTTCTCGTCGTCCTTGCCGCGGTCATTCATGCCAGTTGGAATCTGCTGTCCAAGCGCGCCGCTTCGGCCGGGCCGACCTTTGTCTTCGCCTACACCTTCACCGCCTGCCTGGCCTATGCGCCCTGGGCCCTCTGGTTGATCGCCCAAGGGGCGGTCGCCTGGAGCGCCAGCGTCGTCGGTTGCCTGCTGATCAGCGGGATTGTCCATCTTGGCTATAGCCTCTGCCTTCAGCGCGGCTATCAGGTCGCCGACCTGTCGGTTGTCTATCCGGTGGCGCGCGGCACCGGTCCGCTGCTCGCGGTCCTCGCCGCCATCGTGTTTCTTGGCGAGCAACCAAGCCTCCGGGGCGTTTTCGGGCTAATCGCCGTGGTCGGGGGGATCGCCCTGATTTCGACCCAGGGCAGGCTGGCGGCGTTCCGCAAACCCGGCGGTTCCAGCGGCGTTCTCTGGGGACTGGCGACGGGGGGCCTGATCGCCTCCTATACGGTTGTCGACGCTTATGGGGTGATGACGCTTGGCATCGCCCCGGTCGTGCTCGATTGGTTTGCCAATGGCGCGCGCGTCGTGCTTCTCGCGCCGCTCATCGCCGCCAATCCCCGGCGGGCGCGTGAGGCCATGGCCGGCAAATGGCCGCTGGCGATCGGCGTCGGCCTGCTCTCGCCGCTGTCCTATATTCTGGTGCTGGCCGCCCTTGATATCGGCGCGCCGCTCAGCATCGCCGCCCCCTTGCGCGAGATGTCGATGATGGTCGGCGCCTTGCTCGGCATGGTTCTGCTCAAGGAGCGGGTCGGGGCGTGGCGGTTCGGGGGATGCGCCGTTCTTCTGTGCGGGGTCGTCGCCCTGGGCGGCGCGTGATCGGCCCCCCGTTCCGGCATCGCCCCTTCTCAAAAAGATTACCTACAGGGATCACTCCCTTCTAACGGGTAGACGCATTTTCCCAAGGGTTGCCCGGGGCCATCCTCCTCCTTTAAAGTAGGCGCCCGCCAAGGCTGGCGCGGGTCGGGATCATGGGGTCCGCCGCGTCGCGCCCGGAGTGTTTGTCCCCAACCAGGTGCCTTTTTCCTTATGAAGTCGTTCGTTGCCTTAGCCTTGGGTTTTGCCGTTCTCCATGCGCCGCTGGCGCGGGCCGAGTGTTACCAGTGGCCGCTGCGCGAGCATCAGGGGCGGGTGGTTTATGATGGCGATACGCTTTACACCACCCTGCCCGGCGCGCCGGCCGAACTGGCGGCGATCAGCGTGCGCATTCGCGGCATCGATACCGCCGAGATCCGGGCGAAATGCGACGAGGAACGCTATCAGGCCACCGCCGCCCGCGATTACCTGGAACATCTGTTGTCGCAAGGCCAGCCCGAGTTCTGCGAGGTCGCCTGGGACAAATACGGCGGCCGGGTCGATGCCACGGTGCGGGTGGGCGGCAAGGATATCGCCACGGAAATGGTCCGCGCCGGCTTCGCCCGCAGCTATAGCGGCGGCGCGCGCGCAAGCTGGTGCGGATAACCCCCGACCGCCGATGACAGGGCGCCTCGCCCCCCGCTATACTGGGGCATGAGCCTGCCCCCCCCTCCCCTTCCGCCGGCGCCGCCAGCCCGACCGCTGCCGGCGCCGCCCCCCGTTCCCGCCCTGGTGACCGGAGCGCGGGGCGGGGTGATGCTGTCGCCCGATGGCGAGATCGAAACCCTGGTGCCCGGGGCCGCCGCCGCCGAGCGTCTGCGGCTGGCCTGCCCGATGGTCTGCCACCTGCCCGCCGCCGCCCAGCGCCTGCAGGCGACGTGGTTTCCCGGCTACGACCTTCTCGACCTCCACGCCTTCGTCCGCCCGGCCCGCTTCTGCGCCCCCACGCCGCGCGGTCTGGCCCGCGCCCTGGGATTGCCGCTGCCGACCTCGCCCGAGGACGAGGCGCGTACCCTGGTCCATGCCGCCATGGTGCTGCTTGATGACCTGAGCCGCCTTCCCGACAAGGCCAAGCGCGAGGCCCATGCCATCGCCCTAGTCATGGCGCGCGGCGGCTGGCCCTGGGGGCGCGGCGTGCTCGCCCTGCTCGATCCCGGCGACGGCGGCGGAGCGGCGGGGGCGCCACGCGCCCTGGCCGTGTGGAAAGACCTGCCCGAAGTCTCAGAACACGCCCCCGAGCCGCCGCCCGGCAATATCCCGGTCGAACCGGCCGAGGCCCGGGCCAAGCTTGCCGCCCTGCTTGGCCAAGGGGCCGAGGCCCGCCCCCAGCAGGCCGATTACGCCAGCGCGCTGTGCGTCGCCTTCCAGCCGCGCGCCACCCCCGATTGGCCGACCCTGGTTCTGGCCGAGGCCGGCACCGGCGTGGGCAAGACGCTGGGCTATATCGCCCCGGCCAGCCTGTGGGCCGAGCGCAACGAAGGCACGGTGTGGATCAGCACCTATACCCGCAATCTGCAGCGCCAGTTGGACGGCGAACTCGATCGGCTTTATCCCGATCCGGCCGAGAAGATGCGTAAGGTGGTGATCCGCAAGGGCCGCGAAAACTATCTGTGCCTGCTCAATTACGAAGAGGCGGTGGGGCGGCTGGGCGCCACCCCCCAAGAGGCGGTGGCCCTTGGCCTGATGGCGCGCTGGATCAAGGCCACCCGCGACGGCGATATGGTCGGCGGCGATTTCCCCGGCTGGATGGTCGATATCCTGGGCCGCGAGCGCTCGCTGGCCCTGGCCGATCGCCGGGGGGAATGCGTGTTCTCGTCGTGCGACCACTACGACCGCTGCTTCATCGAACGCGCCGTGCGCCGGGCCCGGCGTGCCCGGCTGGTGGTCGCCAACCACGCCCTGGTGCTGATCCAGGCCGCCCTGGGCGGCATCGATGACGACAGCCGCCCCACCCGCTATATCCTTGACGAGGGGCATCATGTGTTCGATGCCGCCGACAGCGCCTTTTCCGCCCATCTTTCGGGCTTCGAGGGCGCCGAATTGCGGCGCTGGCTGCTCGGC
The DNA window shown above is from Rhodospirillum rubrum ATCC 11170 and carries:
- a CDS encoding DMT family transporter gives rise to the protein MSCFALVLVVLAAVIHASWNLLSKRAASAGPTFVFAYTFTACLAYAPWALWLIAQGAVAWSASVVGCLLISGIVHLGYSLCLQRGYQVADLSVVYPVARGTGPLLAVLAAIVFLGEQPSLRGVFGLIAVVGGIALISTQGRLAAFRKPGGSSGVLWGLATGGLIASYTVVDAYGVMTLGIAPVVLDWFANGARVVLLAPLIAANPRRAREAMAGKWPLAIGVGLLSPLSYILVLAALDIGAPLSIAAPLREMSMMVGALLGMVLLKERVGAWRFGGCAVLLCGVVALGGA
- a CDS encoding thermonuclease family protein; its protein translation is MKSFVALALGFAVLHAPLARAECYQWPLREHQGRVVYDGDTLYTTLPGAPAELAAISVRIRGIDTAEIRAKCDEERYQATAARDYLEHLLSQGQPEFCEVAWDKYGGRVDATVRVGGKDIATEMVRAGFARSYSGGARASWCG
- a CDS encoding ATP-dependent DNA helicase, producing MSLPPPPLPPAPPARPLPAPPPVPALVTGARGGVMLSPDGEIETLVPGAAAAERLRLACPMVCHLPAAAQRLQATWFPGYDLLDLHAFVRPARFCAPTPRGLARALGLPLPTSPEDEARTLVHAAMVLLDDLSRLPDKAKREAHAIALVMARGGWPWGRGVLALLDPGDGGGAAGAPRALAVWKDLPEVSEHAPEPPPGNIPVEPAEARAKLAALLGQGAEARPQQADYASALCVAFQPRATPDWPTLVLAEAGTGVGKTLGYIAPASLWAERNEGTVWISTYTRNLQRQLDGELDRLYPDPAEKMRKVVIRKGRENYLCLLNYEEAVGRLGATPQEAVALGLMARWIKATRDGDMVGGDFPGWMVDILGRERSLALADRRGECVFSSCDHYDRCFIERAVRRARRARLVVANHALVLIQAALGGIDDDSRPTRYILDEGHHVFDAADSAFSAHLSGFEGAELRRWLLGAEEGHRSRARGLRRRVDGLYDQAGPLAADLEEALDGARALPGPGWAQRLAGGTGRGAIERFLATARTQVLARAPASESAHGLETDLRPPLPELLDDARAVVAALTDLVVPLKAFVRALVKRLDEEADELDTPTRARIESVARSIERRALGPAQVWRDMAASIAEDPPADFVDWLELERSEGREVDIGMHRHWIDPTRPFAATLAARAHGLVVTSATLRDGSGDGEADWLSAEARAGAPHLGTPAIRASVPSPFDYPATTRVLVITDVKRDDLDQVSAAYRELFRAAGGGGLGLFTAIGRLRAVHARIAPALDALGLPLLAQHVDAMDISTLIEIFRAEEDACLLGTDAVRDGVDVPGRSLRLIVFDRVPWPRPDILHKARRKAMGGSLYDDRIARLRLKQAFGRLVRRAGDRGVFVMLDSRLPSRLGGAFPEGVVIERVGLASAVAIVAQSVGSPRGR